One window of Chryseobacterium culicis genomic DNA carries:
- a CDS encoding type VI secretion system contractile sheath small subunit gives MAMFNYGVGGNEVKVDANEAIQEIQENKSLIVSQLTTDESYTPEIVTGLKTVEDVFKHFQPSVSVQHETEDGGMVEEEFRFQNLGDFTPKSLTQKSDYLQQLSMEQEQYNKIVRQLKTNKILRNMLENDQTRTAFIEVLKEVAQELEK, from the coding sequence ATGGCAATGTTTAATTATGGTGTTGGCGGAAACGAGGTAAAAGTAGACGCTAATGAAGCTATTCAGGAAATACAGGAAAATAAATCACTGATAGTAAGCCAACTTACAACAGACGAGTCTTATACCCCTGAAATCGTAACAGGATTAAAAACAGTGGAAGACGTTTTCAAACATTTTCAGCCTTCAGTATCTGTACAACACGAAACAGAAGACGGCGGAATGGTAGAAGAAGAATTCCGTTTTCAAAACCTTGGAGACTTTACCCCTAAAAGCCTTACTCAGAAGTCAGATTATCTGCAGCAACTGAGCATGGAACAGGAGCAGTACAATAAAATAGTACGTCAGCTGAAAACCAATAAAATTCTACGCAACATGCTGGAGAACGATCAGACAAGAACTGCGTTCATAGAAGTATTGAAAGAAGTGGCACAAGAACTTGAAAAATAA
- a CDS encoding DUF5458 family protein: MDSKLQAQESQQQGQQQHAGQPKGNPLAELNKMGGFGFVESVVDGIANMNPTRKARKEIFLNDSNKADERKELLQKINLWVNLLEGSESADKMADTCKTKAQQADQNLKTNLKNTLDAVRLLETNYRTVAQFYKNTELDKVDNVSIVNASLEQVSDLDNPLFIDAISEEFKNYYDRLDLRDNYSILAIPGYLGSNKVIEKWAKICNENKVMMVTDFANLDKPDDVVDLFHSANLTGGELHRSNVIMTCNWLVGRGKAEEVGEEENVELPPSTSLAGKIHKTLMSQVAAGKKHGNINEVDAVKFELKKSEISQLEKMGLVPMVNEYGKIMAFSAKTLFTGDNIGLQTYSVVRVFDYVTKVLLDFLNRRAFENWNAKNEDDLRRQIVTFLDNIKGPDKLIEKFKIVRFEQDRVNKDRVWLDIRMTPYFPTKSFVIKLDGHKGDDGNEWDAEYTQE, translated from the coding sequence ATGGATAGCAAATTACAGGCACAAGAAAGCCAGCAGCAGGGGCAGCAGCAACATGCAGGGCAGCCGAAGGGCAACCCGCTTGCAGAGCTCAATAAAATGGGAGGATTTGGCTTTGTTGAATCCGTTGTAGACGGTATTGCCAATATGAACCCAACAAGAAAGGCAAGAAAAGAAATCTTCCTGAATGACAGCAATAAAGCAGACGAAAGAAAAGAACTTCTTCAGAAGATCAATCTTTGGGTAAACCTTTTAGAAGGGAGTGAATCTGCAGATAAAATGGCCGATACCTGCAAAACTAAAGCACAGCAGGCCGATCAAAACCTGAAAACAAACTTAAAAAATACACTGGATGCCGTTCGTCTGTTGGAAACCAACTACAGAACAGTAGCTCAATTCTACAAAAATACAGAATTGGATAAAGTGGATAACGTAAGTATCGTAAATGCAAGCCTTGAACAGGTTTCCGATTTGGATAACCCTTTGTTCATTGATGCAATCTCAGAAGAATTTAAAAACTATTACGACCGTCTTGACCTTAGAGATAACTACTCAATCCTTGCCATTCCAGGATATTTAGGATCTAACAAGGTGATCGAGAAATGGGCAAAAATCTGTAACGAAAACAAAGTTATGATGGTTACAGACTTCGCCAACCTTGATAAACCGGATGACGTTGTAGATTTATTCCACTCTGCAAACCTTACAGGAGGTGAGCTTCACAGAAGTAACGTTATTATGACATGTAACTGGCTGGTAGGACGTGGGAAAGCTGAAGAAGTAGGTGAAGAAGAAAATGTAGAACTTCCACCTTCCACTTCATTAGCCGGAAAAATCCACAAAACACTGATGTCTCAGGTGGCAGCAGGTAAAAAACATGGTAATATCAACGAGGTAGATGCCGTAAAATTCGAATTGAAGAAAAGTGAAATTTCTCAGTTGGAAAAAATGGGTCTTGTACCTATGGTAAACGAGTACGGAAAAATTATGGCTTTCTCAGCGAAGACATTATTTACAGGAGACAATATCGGTCTTCAGACGTATTCTGTAGTTCGTGTATTCGACTATGTAACCAAAGTATTGCTTGACTTCCTGAACAGAAGAGCTTTCGAAAACTGGAATGCTAAAAACGAAGACGATTTGAGAAGACAGATTGTGACATTCCTTGATAACATCAAAGGACCGGACAAATTGATCGAGAAATTCAAAATTGTTCGTTTTGAACAGGATAGAGTAAACAAAGACAGAGTATGGCTGGATATCCGTATGACCCCTTATTTCCCTACAAAAAGTTTCGTTATTAAATTGGACGGACACAAAGGAGATGATGGTAACGAATGGGATGCAGAATATACTCAGGAGTAA
- the mutY gene encoding A/G-specific adenine glycosylase has protein sequence MEKDNQSSDFLHIGSKILEWYKNNARDLPFRQTKDPYKIWICEIVFQQTRINQGLNHYNNFIKRFPNVKTLAEAEENEVLLYWKGLGYYSRAINIHKAAQQIMNDYRGVFPNQYEEILKLKGVGKYTAAAVSSICFGGRMPAVDGNFYRVLSRLFADDFDISNSRAFTYFSELAALVMPENVGDFNQAMMDIGSEICKPKNPICGECPVNEDCLAFSMHKMSDYPVKTKKVKAEDLALTYYFVHRNGKFLIRQRTDDFIWKKLFEFPAAISTDMEEFITGSKIVTHKLTHKNLTIEILNVEITSEKIWNDFIAENQYLITDVEGSHEKSFPKPLENYIQNSLKD, from the coding sequence TTGGAGAAGGATAACCAAAGTTCAGATTTTCTGCATATTGGCAGCAAAATCCTAGAATGGTATAAAAATAATGCAAGAGATCTGCCTTTCAGACAGACAAAAGATCCGTACAAAATCTGGATCTGTGAAATTGTATTTCAGCAGACAAGAATCAATCAGGGATTAAACCATTATAATAATTTTATTAAAAGATTTCCCAATGTAAAAACGTTGGCAGAAGCTGAAGAAAATGAAGTTTTATTGTATTGGAAAGGACTAGGCTATTATTCAAGAGCCATCAATATTCATAAAGCTGCCCAACAGATCATGAATGATTATCGGGGTGTTTTTCCGAATCAGTATGAAGAAATTTTAAAATTAAAAGGAGTTGGAAAATATACTGCAGCAGCTGTTTCGAGTATCTGTTTCGGTGGAAGAATGCCAGCGGTTGACGGGAATTTCTACCGTGTTCTGAGCCGTCTTTTTGCCGATGATTTTGATATTTCAAATTCCAGAGCATTTACTTATTTTTCTGAGCTTGCTGCTTTAGTAATGCCTGAAAATGTGGGCGATTTTAATCAGGCCATGATGGATATAGGGTCAGAAATCTGTAAACCCAAAAATCCAATTTGCGGAGAATGCCCTGTAAATGAAGACTGTCTCGCATTTTCTATGCATAAAATGTCAGATTATCCCGTGAAAACTAAAAAAGTAAAGGCAGAAGATCTTGCTTTGACCTATTATTTTGTGCATAGAAACGGAAAGTTCCTGATCCGTCAGAGAACAGATGACTTCATATGGAAGAAATTGTTTGAGTTTCCAGCTGCCATTTCTACAGATATGGAGGAATTCATTACAGGCTCAAAAATAGTCACCCATAAACTGACCCATAAGAATTTAACTATTGAAATATTGAATGTTGAAATCACTTCTGAGAAGATCTGGAACGATTTTATTGCTGAAAACCAGTACCTGATTACCGACGTTGAAGGTTCTCATGAAAAATCCTTTCCGAAGCCTCTGGAAAATTACATTCAAAACTCTCTGAAAGACTGA
- the gldD gene encoding gliding motility lipoprotein GldD: MIKKVIFIFVSLLLISCGKDASPKPYGELRLEYPAPKYQKFENNCAYTFEYSDFASIAPAKKPCWFYVNYPKMKAKLFVTYYPIQNDFADHIKEAEKMVYEHTIKASSIDTKSFEYPEKKVYGNFYELKGQSASNLQFYITDSTKHFVTAYLYFNTRPKPDSLAPAVNYIKNDMKHLLDTFEWKK; this comes from the coding sequence ATGATTAAAAAAGTCATTTTTATTTTTGTATCGCTGCTTTTAATTTCATGTGGAAAAGACGCTTCACCAAAACCTTATGGGGAACTGCGTCTTGAATATCCTGCACCGAAATACCAAAAGTTTGAAAACAATTGTGCCTATACCTTTGAATATTCCGATTTTGCTTCGATTGCACCTGCTAAGAAACCCTGCTGGTTCTATGTGAATTATCCGAAAATGAAGGCTAAGCTTTTTGTTACCTATTACCCGATACAGAACGACTTTGCAGACCACATCAAGGAAGCTGAGAAAATGGTGTATGAACATACCATTAAAGCGAGTTCCATTGATACAAAATCTTTCGAATACCCTGAAAAGAAAGTATATGGGAACTTCTATGAGCTGAAAGGCCAGAGTGCTTCCAATCTTCAGTTTTACATTACAGACAGTACGAAGCACTTCGTGACTGCTTACTTATATTTTAATACGAGACCGAAACCGGATTCTCTTGCGCCTGCAGTGAACTATATCAAAAATGATATGAAACACCTGCTGGACACTTTTGAATGGAAAAAATAA
- a CDS encoding PfkB family carbohydrate kinase, with protein sequence MKLLVVGSVAFDAIETPFGKTDKILGGAATYIGITSSILGVKSGIVSVVGGDFPQEHLDMFTNREVNIEGIEIVKEGKTFFWSGKYHNDLNTRDTLATEVNVLENFDPKIPDSMQDAEILLLGNLHPGVQLSVLEKMNNRPKLVILDTMNFWMDSAWDILMDMIAKTDVITINDEEARQLSGEYSLVKAAKKIHTMGPEYVIIKKGEHGALLFHDNKVFAIPALPLEDVFDPTGAGDTFAGGFAAYLAKKEKIDFETMKSALIVGSAMASFTVEKFGTERIEEVSEADMFSRLRQFKELTTFDVELQ encoded by the coding sequence ATGAAACTTTTAGTTGTAGGAAGTGTTGCATTTGATGCAATTGAAACACCATTTGGTAAAACGGACAAAATTTTAGGAGGTGCAGCCACTTATATCGGGATCACTTCATCAATTTTAGGCGTTAAATCCGGAATTGTTTCTGTAGTAGGAGGAGACTTTCCACAAGAACATCTTGACATGTTCACAAACAGAGAGGTAAACATCGAAGGAATTGAAATCGTAAAAGAAGGAAAAACATTCTTCTGGTCTGGAAAATACCACAATGATCTGAATACAAGAGATACTTTGGCTACAGAAGTAAATGTACTTGAGAATTTTGATCCGAAAATCCCGGATTCAATGCAGGATGCCGAAATTTTATTACTTGGAAACCTACACCCTGGAGTGCAGCTATCTGTACTTGAAAAAATGAACAACCGTCCTAAGCTGGTTATCCTTGATACCATGAACTTCTGGATGGATTCTGCATGGGATATCTTAATGGATATGATTGCAAAAACAGACGTTATTACCATCAATGATGAAGAAGCAAGACAGCTTTCAGGAGAATATTCTTTAGTAAAAGCGGCTAAAAAAATTCACACAATGGGTCCTGAGTATGTAATTATCAAAAAAGGAGAACACGGAGCTTTGCTTTTCCATGATAATAAAGTATTTGCTATTCCGGCTCTTCCATTAGAAGATGTTTTCGATCCAACAGGAGCAGGAGATACTTTTGCCGGAGGATTTGCTGCTTATCTTGCTAAAAAAGAAAAAATTGATTTCGAAACGATGAAATCTGCACTTATTGTAGGATCTGCAATGGCTTCTTTCACTGTAGAGAAGTTCGGAACAGAAAGAATAGAGGAAGTAAGCGAAGCAGATATGTTCAGCAGATTGAGACAATTCAAAGAATTAACGACATTTGATGTTGAACTGCAGTAA
- a CDS encoding peptidylprolyl isomerase, translating into MTNKLKITFLLGIFIMIFSSNMMNAQLKQGDLVDGIAAVIGDEIVLESDVNEQMNYGKQQGAANTDKCEFLENLISNKLLVYEAKKDTLIENRSAAIKEQANAKYRQLLSQFPDEKTLLAAYKFRNSYEMKNAIEKIDTDQYYGQAKYQRITDKADVTPNEVTDFYNMYKTQLPQVKDEVTLAQIMIYPALTEAHKQDLINRLKKIKQDIIGGETFESQARIYSEDEGSAANGGLYKNINKGQMVKPFEAAALNLQENEISDPIESEFGFHIIQLLKRSGKVYDARHILLKATPTDEEIKTAKAKLDSIRGLILNGKMTFKDAAFKFSEDKRTKFNAGVVPGADGSDKIERESIPGTISYELAGLNKGDITTAFEDEENKRKQIKIIKIEDVIPSHQITLETDFSRIKQMALNKKKSEMVEKFVNSKLPTTFISIDGRYDSCSFKSNWKKQSITK; encoded by the coding sequence ATGACAAATAAACTAAAAATCACTTTTCTTCTTGGGATTTTCATCATGATATTCTCTTCAAATATGATGAATGCCCAGCTAAAACAAGGAGATTTGGTGGATGGTATTGCAGCTGTTATCGGGGATGAGATTGTTTTGGAATCTGATGTAAACGAGCAGATGAATTATGGGAAACAACAGGGAGCTGCGAATACAGACAAATGTGAGTTCCTGGAAAACCTTATCAGCAACAAGCTTCTTGTATACGAAGCAAAAAAAGATACCTTAATTGAAAACCGTTCTGCAGCCATTAAGGAACAGGCTAACGCAAAATACCGTCAGTTGCTTTCTCAATTTCCGGATGAAAAAACATTGCTTGCCGCTTATAAGTTCAGAAACTCTTATGAGATGAAAAATGCTATCGAAAAGATAGACACAGACCAGTACTACGGACAGGCAAAATACCAGAGAATTACTGATAAAGCTGACGTTACCCCAAATGAGGTTACTGATTTCTACAATATGTATAAAACACAGTTGCCACAAGTAAAAGATGAGGTCACTTTAGCGCAGATTATGATCTATCCGGCACTTACGGAAGCTCACAAGCAAGATCTTATCAACAGATTGAAAAAGATCAAGCAGGATATTATTGGAGGAGAAACCTTCGAGAGCCAGGCAAGAATCTATTCTGAAGATGAAGGATCGGCTGCTAATGGTGGATTGTATAAAAATATCAATAAAGGGCAGATGGTTAAGCCATTCGAAGCCGCTGCATTGAACCTTCAGGAAAATGAAATCTCAGATCCTATCGAATCTGAATTTGGTTTCCATATTATTCAGTTATTGAAAAGATCAGGTAAAGTATATGATGCAAGACACATCTTGTTAAAAGCTACTCCCACTGATGAGGAAATTAAAACAGCAAAAGCAAAACTAGACAGCATTAGAGGTCTTATTTTGAATGGCAAAATGACATTTAAAGATGCTGCTTTTAAATTCTCAGAAGATAAAAGAACAAAATTCAACGCTGGAGTAGTTCCTGGAGCTGATGGTTCTGATAAAATCGAAAGAGAAAGTATTCCTGGAACAATCAGCTATGAATTGGCAGGATTGAACAAGGGAGACATCACTACTGCTTTTGAAGATGAAGAAAACAAGAGAAAGCAAATCAAGATCATTAAAATTGAAGATGTGATTCCTTCTCACCAGATTACACTGGAAACAGATTTCAGCAGAATCAAGCAGATGGCGCTGAATAAAAAGAAAAGTGAAATGGTTGAAAAGTTTGTCAACTCTAAGTTACCGACAACTTTTATCTCTATTGACGGACGTTACGACAGCTGTAGCTTTAAGTCTAACTGGAAGAAACAATCCATAACAAAATAA
- a CDS encoding NAD(P)H-dependent flavin oxidoreductase: MEATQNRISHLFNIKYPIIQAGMIWHSGWRLASAVSNCGGLGIIGAGSMYPDILRENIQKCKQATDKPFGVNVPMLYPNIEEIIQIILEERVGIVFTSAGNPKTYTETLQKEGIKVAHVVSSTKFAVKCEDAGVDAIVAEGFEAGGHNGRDETTTFCLIPNVKKHISKPLIAAGGIALGSQIKAAMILGADGVQIGSRFAATTEASAHENWKKKITELQEGDTHLTLKELAPVRMVKNKFFNELEDIYLNGRDKEALIASLGRARAKRGMFEGDMEDGELEIGQVSALINDILPVETVFSHLLKEFEETKIPTL; this comes from the coding sequence ATGGAGGCAACACAAAATAGAATTTCACACCTTTTTAATATTAAATATCCAATTATCCAGGCTGGGATGATCTGGCACTCGGGATGGAGACTGGCTTCTGCTGTTTCTAACTGTGGCGGATTGGGTATTATAGGAGCGGGAAGTATGTATCCTGACATTCTAAGAGAAAATATCCAGAAATGTAAACAGGCGACTGATAAACCTTTCGGGGTAAATGTACCGATGTTATACCCTAATATTGAAGAAATCATTCAGATTATTCTTGAAGAAAGAGTGGGAATTGTATTTACGTCAGCAGGAAATCCTAAAACCTATACAGAAACCCTGCAGAAAGAAGGAATAAAAGTAGCTCACGTAGTTTCCTCTACCAAATTTGCTGTAAAATGTGAAGATGCAGGAGTAGATGCTATTGTTGCAGAAGGTTTCGAAGCAGGAGGACACAACGGAAGAGATGAAACAACAACGTTCTGTCTTATTCCGAATGTAAAAAAACATATTTCTAAACCATTAATTGCAGCAGGTGGAATTGCCTTAGGTTCACAAATCAAAGCAGCTATGATTCTTGGTGCAGACGGTGTACAGATCGGTTCCCGTTTTGCTGCCACTACAGAAGCAAGTGCTCATGAAAACTGGAAAAAGAAAATTACAGAACTACAGGAAGGAGATACTCATCTTACATTGAAAGAACTGGCACCTGTAAGAATGGTGAAAAATAAGTTCTTCAATGAACTGGAAGATATCTACCTGAATGGAAGAGATAAAGAAGCCTTAATTGCTTCATTAGGAAGAGCAAGAGCAAAACGTGGAATGTTTGAAGGAGATATGGAAGATGGAGAATTGGAAATAGGTCAGGTTTCGGCTCTGATTAATGACATTCTTCCGGTGGAAACTGTTTTCAGTCACTTATTAAAAGAATTTGAAGAAACGAAAATACCTACGTTATAA
- a CDS encoding Lrp/AsnC family transcriptional regulator, with protein sequence MDTLGKQELELLRILQKSSRFDITDLTERLNMSRTSIYDKIKKLENEGYITNYVALIDPKKVGLNFTVIITVSLNSQQIEYVEEFSKKIATLDEVVEAYVTGGIFDYILKVVVQNPEAFSEFIATKLSVIPHISKIKSSFVMNPIKQSTELYF encoded by the coding sequence ATGGACACGTTGGGAAAACAAGAACTGGAACTGTTAAGAATTCTTCAAAAGAGTTCAAGATTTGATATTACTGACCTTACAGAAAGGCTGAACATGTCCCGTACTTCTATTTATGACAAAATAAAGAAGCTTGAGAATGAAGGTTACATTACCAATTATGTAGCTTTGATTGACCCTAAAAAGGTAGGACTGAATTTCACGGTCATTATAACAGTATCTCTCAACAGCCAGCAGATTGAATATGTAGAAGAATTTTCAAAGAAAATAGCAACGCTGGATGAAGTTGTGGAAGCCTATGTTACAGGAGGTATTTTTGATTACATCTTAAAAGTTGTGGTGCAGAATCCGGAGGCTTTCAGTGAGTTTATAGCAACGAAGCTATCTGTTATACCTCATATCAGTAAAATCAAGAGTTCATTTGTTATGAATCCTATCAAGCAGTCTACAGAGCTTTATTTTTAA
- a CDS encoding alpha/beta fold hydrolase produces MIENKILNVGGQNLFTEYNNAFENRPTIVFLHDSLGSVQLWRDFPAKLSEAAQCNALAYDRLGYGKSYPMPTHERPVNYMELEADLLNDVLTEMNIDNAILFGHSDGGTIALITAAKYLEKVKAVICEAGHIFVEDVTLKGVYDAWNAYKTTNLSERLQKYHGDKVEMLFKAWTETWTREDYRTWNIEHLLKHITCPLLFIQGEADEYGTLDQVEKTVTQVSGSAEKYIIPAIGHTPHKEVPELVLERAIEFITKYF; encoded by the coding sequence ATGATAGAAAACAAAATACTAAACGTAGGCGGACAAAACCTTTTTACGGAATATAATAATGCATTTGAAAATAGACCTACCATTGTTTTTCTGCATGATTCACTCGGTTCAGTACAGCTTTGGAGAGACTTTCCAGCTAAATTATCTGAAGCTGCACAATGCAATGCGCTTGCTTACGATCGCTTAGGCTATGGAAAATCATATCCAATGCCAACTCATGAAAGACCTGTAAATTATATGGAGCTGGAAGCAGATCTGTTGAATGATGTATTGACTGAAATGAATATTGATAACGCAATTCTATTCGGACATAGTGATGGGGGAACAATTGCCCTAATCACTGCTGCAAAATATCTTGAAAAAGTAAAAGCTGTTATTTGTGAAGCAGGGCATATTTTTGTGGAAGACGTAACATTAAAAGGAGTCTATGATGCTTGGAATGCTTACAAAACGACCAATCTTTCTGAACGTTTACAGAAGTATCACGGAGATAAAGTAGAAATGCTTTTCAAAGCCTGGACGGAAACCTGGACACGTGAAGACTACAGAACATGGAATATTGAACATCTGTTGAAGCACATTACTTGTCCATTATTATTCATCCAGGGAGAAGCTGATGAATACGGGACATTGGATCAGGTAGAAAAAACAGTTACTCAGGTAAGTGGAAGTGCTGAAAAATATATCATTCCTGCTATAGGTCATACACCGCATAAAGAAGTTCCTGAGCTTGTATTGGAAAGAGCAATAGAATTTATAACTAAGTATTTTTAA
- a CDS encoding rhodanese-like domain-containing protein, which produces MSLIEVIQSGNYELIDVREPMELEMDGNIDGAKNIPLGEVEDRQDEILSIEKPVILFCRSGNRSGKALDYLTAQGLRDGYNGGGWAELKAVLEANQGTF; this is translated from the coding sequence ATGTCTTTAATAGAAGTAATACAATCCGGAAACTATGAATTAATTGACGTTCGCGAGCCAATGGAGCTTGAAATGGACGGTAATATAGATGGTGCTAAGAATATTCCTTTAGGTGAAGTAGAAGATAGACAAGATGAGATTCTATCTATTGAAAAGCCGGTCATCTTATTCTGCAGAAGTGGAAACAGAAGCGGAAAAGCATTGGATTATCTTACTGCTCAAGGATTAAGGGACGGTTATAACGGCGGAGGCTGGGCTGAGCTAAAGGCTGTTCTGGAAGCAAATCAGGGAACTTTTTAA
- the queG gene encoding tRNA epoxyqueuosine(34) reductase QueG, producing the protein MNAAAEKYSQLIKSKAKSFGFQNCGISKADFLEEEAPRLEKWLKNNFNGEMKYMENHFDKRLDPRLLVEGSKSVISLSYNYFPEEKISILENYKISKYAYAEDYHEVIKEILREMVAELQEEIGEFGFRVFVDSAPVLERAWAKKSGIGWVGKNANLITKQSGSFYFLAEIICDLELIPDHATTDHCGSCRKCIDACPTDAIVSEKIIDGSRCISYATIELKDEIPSHFKDKMEDWMFGCDICQDVCPWNRFSAPNKQSRFQPNEALKNFKKGEWKEITQEIFSEIFRKSPVKRTKFAGLKRNIEFLQKSSD; encoded by the coding sequence ATGAATGCAGCTGCTGAAAAATATTCCCAACTGATAAAGTCCAAGGCAAAAAGTTTTGGGTTTCAGAATTGTGGTATTTCCAAAGCTGATTTTCTGGAAGAAGAGGCTCCCCGCCTCGAAAAATGGCTCAAGAATAATTTTAATGGCGAAATGAAATATATGGAAAACCATTTCGACAAAAGACTTGATCCACGCCTTCTCGTAGAAGGTTCAAAATCTGTGATTTCCCTTTCTTATAACTACTTTCCCGAAGAAAAAATTTCAATTCTGGAAAACTATAAGATTTCAAAATATGCTTATGCAGAAGATTATCATGAAGTAATCAAAGAAATTCTCCGTGAGATGGTAGCTGAGTTACAGGAAGAAATAGGAGAATTCGGATTCCGGGTTTTTGTAGATTCTGCACCGGTTTTGGAAAGAGCCTGGGCGAAAAAGTCAGGAATAGGCTGGGTAGGGAAAAATGCCAACCTCATCACCAAACAAAGCGGTTCTTTCTATTTTTTGGCTGAAATTATCTGTGATCTGGAACTTATTCCGGATCATGCGACTACAGATCACTGCGGAAGCTGCCGTAAATGTATTGATGCATGTCCCACAGATGCTATCGTTTCTGAAAAAATTATTGATGGAAGCCGCTGCATCTCCTATGCAACCATAGAACTGAAGGATGAGATTCCCAGCCATTTTAAAGATAAAATGGAGGACTGGATGTTTGGTTGTGATATCTGCCAGGATGTATGCCCGTGGAACAGATTCTCAGCGCCTAACAAACAGAGCCGATTCCAGCCTAATGAAGCTTTAAAAAACTTCAAAAAAGGAGAGTGGAAAGAAATCACTCAGGAGATTTTCTCAGAAATCTTCAGAAAATCACCTGTGAAACGTACCAAATTTGCAGGACTGAAAAGAAATATTGAGTTTTTACAGAAGTCTTCTGACTGA
- a CDS encoding TIGR02117 family protein, which yields MTVKSILMYLLKVIGIILGIVIIYVILGLLIPYIPVSAKDDGQKKEIPIYIYTNGVHTDIVMPVKNDLQDWSQQIPFANTKSKKTDYQYIGIGWGDKGFYLDTPTWADLKFSTAVKAAFWLSDSAMHCTYYNTMKEGDDCKMIMISRSQYQNLVKFVEDKFDRDQNGNFMLIPTNAVYSDNDAFYDAKGTYSFLYTCNTWSNNALKAAGQKAALWTPSDFGIFQHYK from the coding sequence ATGACTGTGAAATCGATATTAATGTATCTCCTGAAAGTGATAGGAATTATTTTAGGAATTGTGATTATTTATGTAATCCTCGGGCTGCTGATTCCCTATATTCCTGTTTCTGCAAAGGATGACGGACAGAAGAAAGAAATTCCCATCTACATTTATACCAACGGGGTGCACACAGATATCGTAATGCCTGTGAAAAACGATCTGCAGGACTGGAGCCAGCAAATTCCTTTTGCCAATACAAAATCAAAAAAAACAGATTATCAGTATATCGGAATAGGATGGGGTGATAAAGGGTTCTATCTTGATACTCCAACCTGGGCAGACCTTAAGTTTTCGACAGCCGTAAAAGCCGCATTCTGGCTAAGCGATTCTGCCATGCATTGTACCTATTATAATACAATGAAAGAAGGAGATGACTGCAAAATGATTATGATTAGCAGAAGTCAGTATCAGAACTTAGTGAAATTTGTAGAAGATAAATTTGACAGAGATCAGAACGGAAACTTCATGTTAATCCCCACAAATGCGGTGTACAGTGATAATGATGCCTTTTATGATGCTAAAGGAACTTACAGTTTTCTTTACACCTGTAATACATGGTCAAATAATGCTTTAAAAGCAGCAGGACAGAAAGCAGCACTTTGGACACCTTCTGATTTCGGAATTTTTCAACACTATAAATAA
- a CDS encoding murein L,D-transpeptidase catalytic domain-containing protein, translating to MKRVYLFFIIFWIVSCSQERKNNRIRTAETPVVTEKKPEADLSKLKIKAEEALKFCTSKNLNKDFCILIDMSLHSGVNRFFVWDFKSNKISKKYLVGHGCGSNSWSKDNSKADPGFSNEDGSHLSSLGKYKLEGRGYSDWGINIKYLMHGLEETNSNALKRFIVFHSWNLMSDNETFPNGSPEGWGCPTVSNNAMKEIDPMIQKSGKPVLMWIYN from the coding sequence ATGAAGAGGGTTTATCTGTTTTTCATCATCTTTTGGATAGTTTCATGTTCACAAGAAAGAAAAAATAATAGAATAAGAACTGCTGAAACACCTGTAGTTACAGAAAAGAAACCTGAAGCAGATCTTTCTAAACTAAAAATAAAAGCGGAAGAAGCATTGAAATTCTGTACTTCAAAGAACCTTAACAAGGATTTCTGTATCCTTATTGATATGAGCCTTCATTCAGGTGTTAACCGTTTTTTTGTTTGGGATTTTAAAAGTAATAAGATCTCAAAAAAATACCTGGTAGGGCATGGCTGCGGTTCCAATTCATGGAGTAAGGACAATTCTAAAGCAGATCCTGGATTTAGTAATGAAGACGGAAGCCATCTGTCTTCTTTAGGGAAATATAAGCTTGAAGGAAGAGGGTACAGTGATTGGGGAATTAATATAAAATACCTGATGCACGGCCTTGAAGAAACCAATAGCAATGCATTGAAAAGATTTATTGTGTTTCATTCCTGGAATCTGATGAGCGATAATGAAACTTTCCCGAATGGATCTCCTGAAGGATGGGGCTGTCCCACTGTTTCCAATAATGCGATGAAGGAAATTGATCCGATGATTCAGAAATCCGGAAAACCTGTATTAATGTGGATCTATAATTAA